One window of Thermocoleostomius sinensis A174 genomic DNA carries:
- a CDS encoding glycosyltransferase encodes MISDHLLFSIVIPTYNRPDRLAKCLTAITQLEYPRDRFEVVVVDDGSHPPIQPTTVPFQESLNLTLIQQANAGPATARNVGATQAQGQYLVFTDDDCAPLPDWLQVLEAHFTKYPDSIVGGRALNALPHNLYSTASQLLIDYLYDYYNAQVDQAQFFASNNFALPTHLFHSIGRFDTTFPLAAGEDRELCDRLLHHGHTMRYVPAAQIHHAHELTLKKFWRQHVNYGRGAYHFHQLRAQRSAGKIRVEPWSFYYHLLIYPFSQPTSQSRLLLSILFIVSQVANVAGFFWEQRQQRKQSFRNMLGMIHHSQSSK; translated from the coding sequence ATGATTTCAGATCACCTGCTTTTCTCTATCGTCATTCCCACGTACAATCGTCCCGATCGCTTAGCCAAGTGTTTAACTGCCATTACTCAGTTAGAGTATCCGCGCGATCGATTTGAAGTTGTGGTCGTAGACGATGGCAGTCATCCTCCGATTCAACCAACAACCGTTCCCTTTCAGGAATCGCTTAATCTCACATTGATTCAACAAGCCAATGCGGGACCCGCTACAGCCCGCAATGTGGGTGCAACTCAGGCCCAAGGGCAATATCTCGTGTTTACCGATGATGACTGTGCCCCGTTGCCAGACTGGTTGCAAGTATTAGAAGCTCATTTTACAAAGTATCCAGACTCGATCGTGGGTGGACGAGCGTTGAATGCACTGCCGCATAACCTTTATTCAACGGCAAGCCAATTGCTGATTGATTACCTATACGACTATTACAATGCTCAGGTTGATCAGGCTCAGTTTTTTGCCTCCAACAATTTTGCCTTGCCTACGCATCTGTTTCATAGCATCGGCAGGTTTGACACGACGTTTCCGCTAGCGGCCGGCGAAGATCGGGAACTGTGCGATCGGTTGTTGCACCACGGCCACACCATGCGCTACGTACCCGCCGCACAGATTCACCATGCCCATGAGTTAACACTGAAGAAATTTTGGCGACAACACGTTAACTATGGACGCGGAGCTTATCATTTTCATCAACTGCGGGCCCAGCGATCGGCTGGCAAAATTCGCGTGGAACCGTGGTCGTTTTACTATCACTTGCTAATCTACCCGTTCTCGCAGCCTACGTCACAATCGCGTTTACTCCTCAGCATACTGTTCATTGTGTCTCAGGTGGCGAACGTCGCAGGATTTTTTTGGGAACAACGCCAGCAAAGGAAGCAATCGTTTAGGAACATGCTAGGGATGATTCATCATTCACAATCGTCAAAATAG
- a CDS encoding HAMP domain-containing protein, with the protein MSTAQATPDTDSLDLKQLLRTLTDVKKGNFSVRMPSDQVGIAGKIADTLNDIIERNEQMTAELERISTVVGKEGKINERATLGSGAKGSWRACIDSVNMVITDLVQPMTETTRVIRAVANGDLTQTIATEIDGRPLRGEFLQTTHIVNTMVDQLNSFASEVTRVAREVGTEGKLGVQAEVPGVAGTWKDLTDNVNSMAGNLTGQVRNIAEVATAIANGDLSKKITVNVRGEILELKNTINIMVDQLNSFASEVTRVAREVGTEGKLGVQAEVPGVAGTWKDLTDNVNSMAGNLTGQVRNIAEVATAIANGDLSKKITVQVKGEILELKNTINTMVDQLSAFASEVTRVAREVGSEGKLGVQADVRGVAGTWKDLTDSVNFMAGSLTAQVRNIATVTTAVANGDLSKKITVDVKGEILELKNTINTMVDQLNSFASEVTRVAREVGSEGILGGQADVKGVAGTWKDLTDSVNLMAGNLTAQVRGIAEVTTAVANGDLSKKITVDVKGEILELKNTINTMVDQLSAFASEVTRVAREVGSEGKLGVQAYVRGVAGIWKDLTDNVNSMAGNLTGQVRNIAEVTKAVANGDLSKKITVDVKGEILELKNTINTMVDQLNSFASEVTRVAREVGSEGILGGQADVKGVAGTWKDLTDSVNLMAGNLTAQVRGIAEVTTAVANGDLSKKITVDVKGEILELKNTINTMVDQLNSFASEVTRVAREVGSEGILGGQADVKGVAGTWKDLTDSVNLMAGNLTAQVRGIAKVVTAVANGNLKQKLMLEAKGEIETLADTINEMIETLATFAEQVTTVAREVGIEGKLGGQAKVPGASGTWRDLTDNVNELAANLTTQVRAIAEVATAVTKGDLTRSIAVEAQGEVAILKDNVNLMIANLRETTQKNTEQDWLKTNLAKFTRMLQGQRDLETVSRLILSELAPLVSAQHGVFYLMESSEDHAPYLKLLSTYAYRERKHLSNRFHVGEGLVGQCALEKERILLTDVPSDYIKISSGLGEATPLNAVVLPVLFEGQVTAVIELASFQRFSEIHLTFFDQLTESIAIVLNTIAASMRTEELLKQSQSLAEELQTQQKELTETNKRLEQQAQTLKASEELLKNQQEQLQQTNEELEEKAELLAIQNREVERKNREIEYAKRSLEEKAEQLALTSKYKSEFLANMSHELRTPLNSLLILARLLSENGDRNLTDKQVEYARTIFSAGNDLLLLINDILDLAKIESGTMSIDLSAVQFRDLREQMERTFSQIAHDKHLEFVLQFDPNLPPTIQTDSKRLQQVLKNLLANAFKFTEQGQVTLDVSLATHGWSRDQETLNQADRVIAFSVQDTGIGIASDKQQLIFEAFQQADGTTSRRFGGTGLGLSISREIAHLLGGEIRLTSELGQGSTFTLYLPQSYPLTIPSKARSETHRVFRRASVEPSSATSPVSQPIDQFMQNELADDRAVIQPGDRSLLIIEDDLNFARILLDLVREQGFKGLVALRGDVGLALAQEFKPSAIVLDIRLPVMDGWMVLDRLKHNPTTRHIPVHIMSVEEGLQRSLQRGAIAYLQKPVGNEALLNALNAIKQFVERPVKNLLIVEDDELQRQSLMELIGNGDVSTLAVGTGADALKALRSEHFDCMVLDLGLPDMNGFDLLEQIKQDPNLNYLPIIVYTGKELTPQEETQLRRVSESIIVKDVQSPERLLDETTLFLHRVQANLPEAKQSLLEQLQQNDPVLVGKRVLIVDDDVRNIFALTSMLEQYQMQVFYAENGRDGIRMLQSTPGIHLVLMDIMMPEMDGYETMQAIRQMEAFAEVPIIALTAKAMQGDREKCIEAGASDYITKPVDIEQLLSLMRVWLYR; encoded by the coding sequence ATGTCAACCGCTCAAGCCACTCCAGATACCGATAGCCTTGACCTCAAACAACTGCTACGGACGTTGACAGACGTTAAAAAAGGCAATTTCTCAGTCCGAATGCCCAGTGACCAAGTGGGGATTGCAGGCAAGATTGCTGATACGCTCAATGACATCATTGAACGCAATGAACAGATGACAGCGGAGCTAGAGCGCATCAGTACGGTGGTGGGGAAGGAAGGCAAAATCAATGAACGTGCCACGTTGGGCAGCGGTGCGAAGGGATCGTGGCGGGCTTGCATTGACTCAGTGAATATGGTGATCACCGATCTGGTGCAACCGATGACGGAAACCACACGGGTCATTCGGGCAGTTGCCAACGGAGATTTAACGCAAACGATCGCCACCGAAATTGATGGGCGACCCTTACGGGGCGAGTTCCTGCAAACCACTCATATTGTTAACACGATGGTGGATCAGTTAAACTCGTTTGCCTCAGAGGTAACGCGCGTGGCGCGGGAAGTGGGCACTGAAGGCAAGCTGGGAGTACAAGCAGAAGTACCCGGTGTGGCGGGCACTTGGAAAGACCTGACGGATAATGTCAACTCGATGGCGGGCAATCTGACTGGACAGGTGCGCAACATTGCTGAAGTGGCAACGGCGATCGCCAACGGTGACTTGTCCAAGAAAATTACGGTGAACGTGCGCGGCGAAATCCTAGAGTTGAAGAACACCATTAACATCATGGTGGATCAGTTAAACTCGTTTGCCTCAGAGGTAACGCGCGTGGCGCGGGAAGTGGGCACTGAAGGCAAGCTGGGAGTACAAGCAGAAGTACCCGGTGTGGCGGGCACTTGGAAAGACCTGACGGATAATGTCAACTCGATGGCGGGCAATCTGACTGGACAGGTGCGCAACATTGCTGAAGTGGCAACGGCGATCGCCAACGGTGACTTGTCCAAGAAAATTACAGTTCAAGTCAAGGGCGAAATCCTAGAGTTGAAGAACACCATTAACACCATGGTGGATCAACTCAGCGCTTTTGCCTCAGAGGTAACGCGCGTGGCACGGGAAGTGGGGTCGGAAGGCAAGCTGGGCGTGCAGGCAGACGTGCGTGGCGTGGCAGGTACCTGGAAAGACCTCACCGATTCAGTGAACTTTATGGCAGGTAGCTTAACGGCGCAGGTGCGCAACATTGCTACCGTCACGACAGCCGTGGCGAACGGGGATTTATCGAAGAAGATTACTGTAGATGTCAAGGGCGAAATCCTGGAGTTGAAGAACACCATTAACACCATGGTGGATCAGTTGAACTCGTTTGCTTCGGAAGTGACCCGGGTGGCGCGAGAGGTGGGGTCTGAGGGAATTTTGGGGGGGCAAGCCGATGTCAAAGGCGTGGCAGGCACCTGGAAAGACCTCACCGATTCGGTCAACCTCATGGCGGGGAACTTGACAGCCCAAGTCCGGGGCATTGCGGAAGTGACAACCGCTGTAGCGAATGGGGATTTATCGAAGAAAATCACCGTAGATGTCAAGGGCGAAATCCTAGAGTTGAAGAACACCATTAACACCATGGTGGATCAACTCAGCGCTTTTGCCTCAGAGGTAACGCGCGTGGCACGGGAAGTGGGGTCGGAAGGCAAGCTGGGCGTGCAGGCCTATGTGCGTGGCGTAGCAGGAATCTGGAAAGACCTGACGGATAATGTCAACTCGATGGCGGGCAATCTGACTGGACAGGTGCGCAACATTGCTGAAGTGACAAAAGCCGTGGCGAACGGGGATTTATCGAAGAAGATTACTGTAGATGTCAAGGGCGAAATCCTGGAGTTGAAGAACACCATTAACACCATGGTGGATCAGTTGAACTCGTTTGCTTCGGAAGTGACCCGGGTGGCGCGAGAGGTGGGGTCTGAGGGAATTTTGGGGGGGCAAGCCGATGTCAAAGGCGTGGCAGGCACCTGGAAAGACCTCACCGATTCGGTCAACCTCATGGCGGGGAACTTGACAGCCCAAGTCCGGGGCATTGCGGAAGTGACAACCGCTGTAGCGAATGGGGATTTATCGAAGAAAATCACCGTAGATGTCAAGGGCGAAATCCTGGAGTTGAAGAACACCATTAACACCATGGTGGATCAGTTGAACTCGTTTGCTTCGGAAGTGACCCGGGTGGCGCGAGAGGTGGGGTCTGAGGGAATTTTGGGGGGGCAAGCCGATGTCAAAGGCGTGGCAGGCACCTGGAAAGACCTCACCGATTCGGTCAACCTCATGGCGGGGAACTTGACAGCCCAAGTCCGGGGCATTGCCAAAGTGGTGACGGCAGTGGCCAACGGAAATTTGAAACAGAAGCTAATGCTAGAAGCTAAGGGCGAAATTGAAACGCTGGCAGATACGATCAACGAAATGATTGAAACACTGGCAACGTTTGCGGAACAGGTGACGACGGTGGCGCGAGAAGTGGGTATTGAGGGTAAGCTGGGCGGTCAGGCGAAAGTGCCGGGCGCATCTGGAACCTGGCGTGATCTCACTGATAACGTCAATGAACTGGCTGCCAACTTGACGACCCAAGTCCGGGCGATCGCGGAAGTAGCGACGGCTGTTACTAAGGGCGATTTGACTCGATCAATCGCCGTGGAAGCGCAGGGCGAAGTGGCGATCCTCAAGGATAATGTCAACTTAATGATTGCTAACTTGCGGGAAACAACGCAAAAGAATACCGAGCAAGACTGGCTGAAAACGAACCTCGCTAAATTCACTCGTATGTTGCAAGGACAGCGCGATCTTGAAACGGTCTCTCGGTTGATTCTGTCCGAACTTGCTCCCCTTGTATCTGCTCAGCACGGTGTCTTCTACTTGATGGAGAGTAGCGAAGATCATGCTCCTTACCTGAAGTTGCTCAGCACCTATGCCTACCGAGAGCGTAAACATCTGTCCAATCGCTTTCACGTGGGTGAAGGTTTGGTGGGACAATGTGCCCTAGAGAAGGAGCGCATTCTACTAACAGACGTTCCCTCTGACTACATTAAGATCAGTTCTGGACTGGGCGAAGCGACGCCTTTAAATGCGGTTGTGTTGCCGGTGTTGTTTGAAGGGCAGGTGACAGCCGTCATTGAACTGGCTTCGTTTCAGCGCTTCAGCGAAATTCATCTCACCTTCTTTGATCAACTGACTGAAAGTATTGCCATTGTGCTGAATACGATCGCCGCTAGTATGCGCACCGAAGAACTGCTGAAGCAATCCCAGTCATTGGCAGAAGAACTGCAAACTCAACAAAAAGAACTGACCGAAACCAACAAACGCCTAGAGCAGCAAGCGCAAACGCTGAAAGCATCTGAAGAATTATTGAAGAATCAGCAAGAACAATTACAACAAACCAACGAAGAGTTAGAAGAAAAAGCGGAACTATTAGCGATACAAAACCGCGAAGTTGAGCGGAAAAATCGTGAGATTGAATATGCGAAACGATCGCTAGAAGAAAAAGCCGAACAGTTGGCACTGACTTCAAAATATAAGTCGGAATTTTTAGCCAACATGTCACATGAACTGCGAACGCCTTTAAACAGCTTATTGATTTTGGCAAGACTTTTGTCAGAGAACGGCGATCGGAATTTAACTGACAAACAAGTCGAATATGCCCGCACAATTTTTTCGGCTGGAAATGATTTGCTGTTGTTGATCAATGACATTTTAGATCTAGCGAAGATTGAGTCGGGCACGATGTCGATCGATCTAAGTGCGGTGCAGTTCCGCGACTTGCGAGAACAAATGGAGCGCACCTTTAGCCAAATTGCCCACGATAAACACTTGGAGTTTGTGCTTCAGTTTGACCCTAACCTACCACCCACCATCCAAACCGACTCGAAGCGGCTTCAGCAAGTCCTGAAAAACTTGTTGGCGAATGCCTTCAAATTTACCGAACAAGGTCAGGTAACGTTGGATGTGAGCCTTGCCACCCACGGTTGGTCCCGTGATCAAGAAACCTTGAACCAAGCCGATCGCGTCATTGCCTTCAGCGTACAAGATACAGGCATTGGTATCGCCTCAGACAAACAGCAACTTATTTTTGAAGCCTTTCAGCAGGCGGATGGTACCACTAGCCGACGTTTTGGTGGCACTGGCTTGGGATTGTCGATTAGCCGCGAAATTGCACATCTGCTAGGCGGTGAAATTCGTCTGACCAGCGAACTAGGACAGGGCAGTACCTTTACACTGTATTTGCCGCAATCCTATCCACTGACGATACCCTCAAAAGCCCGATCGGAAACCCATCGCGTCTTTCGTCGAGCGTCTGTGGAACCGTCCTCTGCCACTTCTCCTGTGTCTCAACCAATAGATCAGTTCATGCAGAACGAGCTTGCGGATGATCGGGCTGTAATTCAACCTGGCGATCGATCGCTATTAATTATTGAAGATGATCTCAACTTTGCTCGCATTCTGTTGGACTTGGTACGCGAACAAGGCTTCAAGGGGTTGGTGGCGCTGCGGGGCGATGTCGGCTTGGCACTAGCGCAAGAGTTCAAACCCTCTGCCATTGTGTTAGATATTCGCTTACCTGTGATGGATGGTTGGATGGTGCTCGATCGGCTCAAGCACAATCCGACAACTCGCCACATTCCGGTACACATTATGTCGGTGGAAGAAGGGCTTCAGCGCAGCTTACAGCGAGGAGCCATTGCTTATTTACAAAAACCAGTCGGCAATGAAGCCCTCTTGAATGCTCTGAATGCCATCAAACAATTCGTAGAACGTCCAGTCAAAAACCTGTTGATTGTCGAAGACGATGAACTACAACGCCAGAGCTTGATGGAGTTGATTGGTAATGGCGATGTTTCAACACTGGCAGTGGGAACCGGAGCAGACGCCTTGAAGGCACTGCGATCGGAACATTTCGATTGCATGGTCCTGGATTTGGGACTGCCAGATATGAATGGATTTGATCTACTGGAGCAAATCAAACAAGACCCAAACTTGAACTATTTGCCCATTATTGTTTATACCGGCAAAGAACTAACGCCTCAAGAGGAAACCCAGTTGCGGCGCGTATCAGAGAGCATCATTGTCAAAGATGTGCAGTCACCTGAACGTCTCCTCGATGAAACCACGCTGTTTTTACATCGCGTTCAAGCTAACTTACCAGAAGCCAAGCAGTCGCTGCTGGAGCAGTTACAGCAAAATGACCCCGTGTTGGTCGGCAAACGGGTATTGATTGTCGATGATGATGTTCGCAATATCTTTGCCCTCACCAGTATGTTGGAACAGTATCAAATGCAGGTGTTTTATGCTGAAAATGGTCGAGATGGCATTCGCATGTTGCAAAGCACCCCAGGCATTCACTTGGTGCTGATGGATATTATGATGCCAGAAATGGATGGATACGAAACCATGCAGGCAATTCGCCAGATGGAAGCGTTTGCCGAAGTTCCCATCATTGCTCTAACGGCCAAAGCGATGCAGGGCGATCGCGAAAAATGCATTGAAGCAGGAGCGTCCGATTACATCACTAAACCAGTAGACATTGAGCAACTGCTATCGTTGATGCGAGTTTGGTTGTACCGCTAG
- a CDS encoding glycosyltransferase, translated as MEPTLEPMQPFVSVVIPVFNDADSLQLCLRALEQQTYPRANYEVIVVDNGSDRAEAVQAAVAECGQAIVAQEAQPGSYAARNKGISLAKGAIIAFTDADCIPAPDWLERGVAHLQNHPDCGLLVGRINIFFQNPDRLTLVEQYEKVMAFQQKEHLELYNYGSTANVFTFKQVIDRVGVFDASLKSNGDFEWGRRIHAHGYKQLYADDVCIDHPARHSFAQLYKRTVRLAGGIYDAQIQRCGTAVQRNKLFVRSVLEDLATPLLSVADIFFDPKLDTFDQKINIYLINSFVRYVRAAEKIRLKLGGISTRG; from the coding sequence ATGGAGCCGACTCTGGAGCCAATGCAGCCGTTTGTGTCGGTAGTGATTCCGGTATTCAATGACGCAGATTCCCTACAGCTTTGTTTGCGAGCGCTGGAACAGCAAACCTATCCTCGGGCAAACTATGAGGTGATTGTCGTAGACAATGGCTCCGATCGAGCAGAGGCGGTTCAGGCAGCGGTGGCAGAATGCGGGCAGGCGATCGTGGCTCAGGAAGCGCAACCAGGGTCTTATGCGGCTCGCAACAAAGGGATCTCCCTAGCCAAAGGAGCAATCATTGCCTTCACCGATGCCGATTGCATCCCCGCCCCAGACTGGTTGGAAAGAGGGGTAGCCCATTTGCAAAACCACCCAGATTGCGGGCTGTTGGTAGGGCGCATCAATATCTTTTTTCAAAACCCCGATCGACTGACGCTGGTAGAACAGTATGAAAAGGTCATGGCGTTTCAGCAAAAGGAACATCTGGAACTGTACAACTATGGCTCGACGGCAAATGTGTTTACCTTTAAGCAAGTGATCGATCGCGTCGGAGTCTTTGATGCTTCGCTTAAATCGAATGGAGATTTTGAGTGGGGACGCCGCATTCATGCCCACGGTTACAAGCAACTGTATGCCGATGATGTTTGCATTGACCATCCAGCCCGACATTCATTTGCGCAGCTTTATAAACGCACCGTGCGTTTGGCAGGCGGCATTTATGATGCTCAAATTCAACGATGCGGCACAGCCGTTCAGCGCAATAAGTTGTTTGTGCGCAGCGTGTTGGAAGATTTGGCTACACCGCTGTTATCGGTAGCAGATATCTTTTTTGATCCAAAATTAGACACTTTCGATCAAAAAATCAATATCTATCTCATTAATTCGTTTGTCCGCTATGTGCGAGCGGCTGAAAAGATTCGGCTGAAATTAGGAGGGATATCTACCAGAGGATAA
- a CDS encoding glycosyltransferase, protein MRVAFIVGHFPRLSETFILNQITGLIDRGHEVDIYAEYEGETAKLHPDVEKYQLLQRTYYLTPIPTHGLVRVLKGVLLLFQGYTPRRWLRSLNVFQYGLLAASLRLFYSIAPSMTQPYDIVHCQFGTQGFRGLWFRAVNAPQAKLITMFRGHDISQFVKERGETVYHELFQQGDFFLANCEFFRQKAIQLGCDPDRILVHFSGLDVHKFTFKPRYLQPAEPIRLATTGRLVEKKGIEYVIRAIAQRIEQYPNLEYTIIGDGPLRHSLEHLIQALNLSTVVKLVGWKNEQEIIEILDQTHLFIAPSITADTGDQDAPINVLKEAMAMGLPVVSTYHGGIPELVEDGVSGLLVPERDVNALAETLGYLVEHPDRWAAMGQAGRRYVETHFDLQSLNDRLVSIYQQVLQSTSNQ, encoded by the coding sequence ATGAGAGTTGCCTTCATCGTTGGTCATTTTCCTCGCCTATCAGAAACTTTCATCCTCAATCAAATTACAGGATTGATCGATCGTGGGCATGAGGTAGATATCTACGCTGAATATGAAGGCGAAACAGCGAAACTGCACCCCGATGTAGAAAAGTATCAGTTGTTGCAGCGAACCTATTACTTAACACCGATTCCGACTCACGGGTTAGTGCGAGTTCTGAAGGGTGTTCTGTTACTGTTCCAGGGTTATACTCCAAGACGGTGGCTGCGATCGCTCAATGTGTTTCAATATGGACTGTTAGCCGCTTCACTGCGATTGTTTTACAGCATAGCACCGTCTATGACACAGCCTTATGATATTGTTCACTGTCAGTTTGGCACACAAGGATTTCGCGGCCTTTGGTTTCGAGCAGTGAACGCTCCTCAGGCAAAACTGATCACGATGTTTCGAGGGCATGATATTAGTCAATTTGTGAAAGAACGTGGCGAAACAGTGTATCACGAACTGTTCCAACAAGGAGATTTCTTTTTAGCGAACTGCGAATTCTTTCGACAAAAAGCTATTCAGTTAGGTTGTGATCCTGACCGAATTTTGGTGCATTTTTCTGGGCTGGATGTACATAAATTTACCTTTAAGCCCCGCTATCTTCAACCTGCCGAACCGATTCGCCTAGCAACTACAGGGCGGTTAGTAGAAAAAAAAGGAATTGAGTATGTGATTCGAGCGATCGCTCAGCGAATAGAGCAGTATCCCAACTTGGAGTACACCATTATTGGCGACGGGCCGCTGCGGCACTCGTTGGAACATCTGATTCAAGCCCTCAACCTGAGCACCGTTGTGAAACTCGTGGGGTGGAAGAACGAGCAAGAGATCATCGAGATTTTGGATCAAACCCACCTTTTTATTGCCCCCAGCATTACCGCTGATACCGGGGATCAAGATGCACCGATTAATGTCTTGAAAGAAGCGATGGCCATGGGTTTACCAGTGGTCAGTACATATCATGGTGGCATTCCCGAACTGGTCGAAGATGGTGTATCAGGACTGTTGGTTCCAGAACGTGATGTCAATGCCCTAGCTGAAACATTAGGGTATTTAGTGGAGCACCCCGATCGCTGGGCGGCAATGGGGCAGGCGGGGCGCAGGTACGTAGAAACTCATTTTGATTTACAGTCCCTTAACGATCGCCTAGTTTCCATTTACCAACAGGTACTTCAATCTACTTCTAACCAATAG
- a CDS encoding glycosyltransferase family 2 protein — MNELLVTLVVVPRERFSCAQASLESIYQYTTLPFQLVYVDGNSPANVQHYLKQKSQEKNFHLIRTEYYLYPNQARNIGLAQVKTKYLVFVDNDVIVSPGWLEALVQCAEETGATVVGPLMCQNEPVHEIVHFAGGQSHVWQDNTGRRRIREKMYSQGQQVSALRQDLERQQTELAEFHCVLVRTEIFDRIGQLDEQMLNTKEHLDFCMTVREAGGTVYFEPASLVTYVPGPPLEWSDLHYYMLRWSDAWTLSSLQRLREKWNLAEDGYFQAKYKKLGWRRYGTIIDPFVKRATFGIGSGLLSQGLMRLEHLLNRYLTDRHARQTQKYRSHDISSQTTTTSLISHSK; from the coding sequence ATGAATGAACTATTAGTAACCCTCGTTGTTGTGCCACGCGAACGATTTAGCTGTGCTCAAGCATCCCTCGAAAGTATTTATCAATATACAACGTTGCCGTTTCAATTGGTATACGTTGATGGCAATTCACCTGCGAACGTTCAACACTATTTAAAACAAAAATCCCAAGAAAAAAACTTTCATTTAATTCGTACTGAATATTACCTTTATCCGAACCAGGCACGTAATATTGGTTTGGCACAGGTGAAGACAAAATATTTGGTGTTTGTAGACAATGATGTGATTGTGTCCCCCGGTTGGTTAGAGGCATTAGTACAATGTGCCGAAGAGACTGGTGCCACTGTCGTTGGGCCATTGATGTGTCAAAACGAACCTGTTCATGAAATTGTGCATTTTGCAGGCGGACAATCGCACGTTTGGCAAGATAATACTGGGCGACGACGGATTCGCGAGAAGATGTATAGTCAAGGACAGCAGGTGTCAGCCTTGCGCCAGGATTTAGAGCGTCAACAAACAGAACTGGCAGAATTTCACTGTGTGTTGGTGCGCACTGAGATTTTCGATCGTATTGGACAACTAGATGAACAAATGCTCAACACTAAAGAGCATTTAGACTTTTGTATGACCGTCCGGGAAGCGGGCGGCACAGTCTATTTTGAACCCGCGAGTTTAGTGACCTATGTGCCGGGACCGCCCCTAGAATGGAGCGATTTACACTATTACATGCTGCGCTGGAGTGATGCTTGGACGCTGAGCAGTTTGCAACGCCTCCGCGAAAAATGGAATTTAGCAGAAGATGGTTATTTTCAAGCAAAATACAAAAAACTAGGCTGGCGACGCTATGGCACAATTATTGATCCATTTGTGAAACGCGCAACGTTTGGAATTGGCAGTGGCTTGCTATCACAGGGACTGATGCGCTTAGAGCATCTGCTGAATCGGTATCTGACTGATCGCCACGCTAGGCAAACCCAAAAGTATCGATCGCATGATATCTCTTCTCAGACGACTACCACGTCTTTGATTAGTCATTCAAAATAG
- a CDS encoding glycosyltransferase, with the protein MNNPSPSAEVVPANTPSEPTVPFVSVIIPVLNDAKRLRLCLQALAQQTYPASYYEIIVVDNGSDAVEDTAAVVADFRQTFERSIAAYESYPSSFAARNKGITLATGEVIAFTDADCVPAPDWLEAGVHTLLRVPNCGLVGGRVEIFFRQPDRATAVELYESITAFPQQELIERHQYAATANVFTFKRVLEQVGGFEADLKSSGDIEWGQRVAAHGYQLAYADDAQVSHPARYSWSQLFKRTVRLAGGLYDLYQRQGDSAIDRNRVYAKQLLENLVPPVNFVRRIFFHSPLPGWKQKLQVSAVMVFVRYVSAGELIRLKLGGTSMRD; encoded by the coding sequence ATGAATAATCCATCTCCAAGTGCCGAGGTGGTTCCTGCCAATACACCATCAGAGCCAACAGTGCCATTCGTTTCTGTCATTATTCCGGTTCTCAATGACGCCAAACGATTACGGCTTTGCCTCCAGGCCCTAGCTCAGCAAACTTATCCAGCCTCCTACTATGAAATTATTGTGGTAGACAATGGCTCGGACGCGGTAGAGGATACGGCCGCGGTGGTCGCTGACTTTAGGCAAACATTTGAACGATCGATCGCCGCCTACGAAAGCTATCCCAGTTCTTTTGCGGCTCGCAACAAGGGCATTACGCTGGCAACTGGTGAGGTGATTGCCTTTACCGATGCAGACTGTGTACCTGCGCCCGATTGGCTAGAAGCAGGAGTTCATACTCTCCTCAGGGTGCCCAACTGTGGATTAGTAGGCGGTCGAGTGGAAATTTTCTTTCGTCAGCCCGATCGTGCCACGGCGGTTGAGTTATATGAAAGTATCACTGCCTTTCCGCAACAGGAACTCATAGAGCGTCACCAGTACGCGGCCACCGCCAATGTTTTTACCTTCAAGCGGGTGCTGGAACAAGTGGGCGGATTTGAAGCCGATTTAAAGTCGAGCGGAGATATTGAATGGGGTCAGCGCGTCGCCGCCCATGGCTATCAACTAGCGTATGCTGACGATGCCCAGGTATCCCATCCGGCACGGTACTCTTGGAGCCAATTGTTTAAGCGAACGGTGCGCTTGGCAGGAGGACTATATGACCTCTATCAACGACAGGGTGACTCGGCGATCGATCGCAATCGCGTCTATGCTAAGCAGTTACTCGAGAACCTAGTGCCTCCGGTGAACTTTGTGCGACGCATATTTTTCCATTCTCCACTGCCAGGATGGAAGCAAAAGCTGCAAGTATCTGCTGTGATGGTGTTTGTGCGCTATGTCAGCGCGGGTGAACTGATCCGCTTGAAACTGGGCGGTACGTCCATGCGGGATTAG